The following coding sequences lie in one Ictalurus punctatus breed USDA103 chromosome 16, Coco_2.0, whole genome shotgun sequence genomic window:
- the picalma gene encoding phosphatidylinositol binding clathrin assembly protein a isoform X10, translated as MSGQSITDRITAAQHSVTGSAVSKTVCKATTHEVMGPKKKHLDYLIQCTNEMNVNIPQLADTLFERTANTSWVVVFKSLITTHHLMVYGNERFIQYLASRNTLFNLSNFLDKSGLQGYDMSTFIRRYSRYLNEKAVSYRQVAFDFTKVKRGADGVMRTMNTEKLLKTLPIVQNQMDSLLDFNVNANELTNGVINATFMLLFKDAIRLFAAYNEGIINLLEKYFDMKKAQCKEGLDIYKKFLTRMTRISEFLKVAEQVGIDRGDIPDLSQAPSSLLDALEQHLASLEGKKVKDSTAASRASTLSSAVSSLANTGISFTKADEREKQAALEEEQARLKTLKEQRLKELSKKPSISSTTAASPVSTASNSISTAPAIDLFSTPSSTNSASKVPNDLLDLQPAFQPSLSLPTSLPVANTWGGFSASPIPQPASSSGLNVDFDSVFGNKSTANSTDAAGCILKPTVASPSQGMPPSVQQTGKLVSDDLDSSLANLVGNLGIVNGTSKNDIHWSQPGEKKLTGGTNWQPKTAPTTTWNPASMAPSIMAFPATTPTGMMGYAVPAQMAPVTMMTQPTMMYTQPVMRPPNPFGSISGAQPSAASSPSSQSSLMPPGQDPFAQLSLKEFL; from the exons ATCTGATTCAGTGCACAAACGAGATGAACGTGAACATCCCTCAACTGGCGGACACGCTGTTCGAACGCACTGCCAACACCAGCTGGGTGGTCGTGTTTAAATCCCTCATCACCACACACCACCTCATGGTCTATGGCAACGAg AGATTTATTCAGTACCTGGCTTCCAGGAACACATTATTCAACCTCAGTAATTTTTTGGACAAAAGTGGCTTACAAG GATATGATATGTCCACTTTCATCCGGCGGTATAGCCGTTATCTTAACGAAAAGGCTGTGTCCTACAGACAGGTTGCTTTTGACTTTACAAAAGTGAAGAGGGG GGCAGATGGTGTTATGAGAACCATGAACACAGAGAAGCTGCTGAAGACCCTCCCCATTGTCCAGAATCAGATGGACTCGCTTCTTGACTTCAAT GTAAATGCGAACGAACTCACGAATGGAGTCATTAATGCCACCTTCATGCTCTTGTTTAAAGATGCCATCCGGCTGTTTGCTGCCTACAACGAAGGGATCATCAACTTGCTCG AGAAGTACTTTGACATGAAGAAAGCCCAGTGTAAAGAAGGACTTGACATCTACAAAAAATTCCTCACTCGTATGACGAGAATCTCAGAGTTCCTCAAAGTTGCTGAG CAAGTGGGCATTGACCGAGGCGATATACCAGACTTGTCTCAG GCCCCTAGTAGTCTCCTGGATGCACTGGAGCAGCACTTGGCATCACTAGAGGGAAAAAAGGTGAAGGACTCGACTGCGGCCAGCAG ggCCAGCACACTGTCCAGCGCCGTGTCCTCTCTGGCAAACACAGGCATATCTTTCACCAAAGCGGATGAGCGGGAAAAACAGGCAGCCCTAGAGGAGGAACAGGCTCGTTTAAAAACACTTAAG GAGCAGCGCCTGAAAGAACTCTCCAAAAAGCCTTCCATATCCTCAACCACAGCTGCCTCTCCAGTATCCACAGCGTCTAACAGCATCAGCACCGCTCCAGCAATCGACCTGTTCTCCACACCCAGCTCCACCAACAG TGCTTCAAAGGTGCCAAATGATCTGCTGGATCTCCAGCCAGCATTCCAgccatctctatctctccctaCCTCTCTACCTGTAGCTAACACATGGGGAG GGTTTTCAGCATCTCCCATCCCTCAGCCAGCCAGCTCTTCTGGCCTTAACGTTGACTTTGACTCTGTGTTCGGCAATAAATCCACTGCTAACAGCACAGACGCTGCTG GTTGTATCCTGAAACCCACAGTAGCTTCTCCAAGCCAGGGCATGCCACCCAGTGTCCAACAGACTGGCAAACTGGTGTCCGATGACCTGGACTCCTCTCTGGCCAACCTTGTGGGCA atcTAGGTATTGTAAATGGCACATCAAAAAA TGACATCCACTGGAGTCAGCCTGGTGAGAAGAAGCTAACTGGTGGAACCAACTGGCAACCAAAGACCGCTCCAACCACAACATGGAACCCTGCCAGCATG GCGCCGTCCATCATGGCTTTCCCTGCCACGACACCCACAGGCATGATGGGATACGCAGTG CCAGCTCAGATGGCTCCAGTGACCATGATGACACAACCTACCATGATGTACACGCAGCCTGTAATGAGGCCGCCTAACCCTTTCGGCTCAATCTCAGGAGCGCAG CCCTCAGCTGCCTCTAGTCCCTCAAGTCAGAGTTCTCTCATGCCACCAGGACAGGACCCCTTTGCACAGCTTTCTCTCAAGGAGTTCCTTTAG
- the picalma gene encoding phosphatidylinositol binding clathrin assembly protein a isoform X4 — translation MSGQSITDRITAAQHSVTGSAVSKTVCKATTHEVMGPKKKHLDYLIQCTNEMNVNIPQLADTLFERTANTSWVVVFKSLITTHHLMVYGNERFIQYLASRNTLFNLSNFLDKSGLQGYDMSTFIRRYSRYLNEKAVSYRQVAFDFTKVKRGADGVMRTMNTEKLLKTLPIVQNQMDSLLDFNVNANELTNGVINATFMLLFKDAIRLFAAYNEGIINLLEKYFDMKKAQCKEGLDIYKKFLTRMTRISEFLKVAEQVGIDRGDIPDLSQAPSSLLDALEQHLASLEGKKVKDSTAASRASTLSSAVSSLANTGISFTKADEREKQAALEEEQARLKTLKEQRLKELSKKPSISSTTAASPVSTASNSISTAPAIDLFSTPSSTNSASKVPNDLLDLQPAFQPSLSLPTSLPVANTWGDPFTSSECVDDSIPNLNPFLSKPVDVSPSSLSSDAVSLPSRTPSHEMFSDHYNPFLDSSASIACTLEPCARIESFLSDSFCSPAPYSNTPLFHAEPSNVAGLFGGFSASPIPQPASSSGLNVDFDSVFGNKSTANSTDAAGCILKPTVASPSQGMPPSVQQTGKLVSDDLDSSLANLVGNLGIVNGTSKNDIHWSQPGEKKLTGGTNWQPKTAPTTTWNPASMAPSIMAFPATTPTGMMGYAVPAQMAPVTMMTQPTMMYTQPVMRPPNPFGSISGAQPSAASSPSSQSSLMPPGQDPFAQLSLKEFL, via the exons ATCTGATTCAGTGCACAAACGAGATGAACGTGAACATCCCTCAACTGGCGGACACGCTGTTCGAACGCACTGCCAACACCAGCTGGGTGGTCGTGTTTAAATCCCTCATCACCACACACCACCTCATGGTCTATGGCAACGAg AGATTTATTCAGTACCTGGCTTCCAGGAACACATTATTCAACCTCAGTAATTTTTTGGACAAAAGTGGCTTACAAG GATATGATATGTCCACTTTCATCCGGCGGTATAGCCGTTATCTTAACGAAAAGGCTGTGTCCTACAGACAGGTTGCTTTTGACTTTACAAAAGTGAAGAGGGG GGCAGATGGTGTTATGAGAACCATGAACACAGAGAAGCTGCTGAAGACCCTCCCCATTGTCCAGAATCAGATGGACTCGCTTCTTGACTTCAAT GTAAATGCGAACGAACTCACGAATGGAGTCATTAATGCCACCTTCATGCTCTTGTTTAAAGATGCCATCCGGCTGTTTGCTGCCTACAACGAAGGGATCATCAACTTGCTCG AGAAGTACTTTGACATGAAGAAAGCCCAGTGTAAAGAAGGACTTGACATCTACAAAAAATTCCTCACTCGTATGACGAGAATCTCAGAGTTCCTCAAAGTTGCTGAG CAAGTGGGCATTGACCGAGGCGATATACCAGACTTGTCTCAG GCCCCTAGTAGTCTCCTGGATGCACTGGAGCAGCACTTGGCATCACTAGAGGGAAAAAAGGTGAAGGACTCGACTGCGGCCAGCAG ggCCAGCACACTGTCCAGCGCCGTGTCCTCTCTGGCAAACACAGGCATATCTTTCACCAAAGCGGATGAGCGGGAAAAACAGGCAGCCCTAGAGGAGGAACAGGCTCGTTTAAAAACACTTAAG GAGCAGCGCCTGAAAGAACTCTCCAAAAAGCCTTCCATATCCTCAACCACAGCTGCCTCTCCAGTATCCACAGCGTCTAACAGCATCAGCACCGCTCCAGCAATCGACCTGTTCTCCACACCCAGCTCCACCAACAG TGCTTCAAAGGTGCCAAATGATCTGCTGGATCTCCAGCCAGCATTCCAgccatctctatctctccctaCCTCTCTACCTGTAGCTAACACATGGGGAG ATCCGTTCACTTCTTCAGAGTGTGTTGACGACTCCATTCCAAACTTAAATCCTTTCCTTTCCAAACCTGTTGATGTTTCtccatcttctctgtcttcagaTGCTGTTAGTTTGCCTTCTAGGACTCCCAGTCATGAAATGTTTAGTG ATCATTACAATCCCTTTCTTGATTCAAGCGCTTCCATTGCCTGCACTCTTGAACCCTGTGCTCGGATAGAGAGCTTTCTCTCAG ACTCGTTCTGTTCTCCGGCTCCCTACTCTAACACCCCACTGTTCCACGCCGAGCCTTCCAATGTAGCAGGACTATTTGGAG GGTTTTCAGCATCTCCCATCCCTCAGCCAGCCAGCTCTTCTGGCCTTAACGTTGACTTTGACTCTGTGTTCGGCAATAAATCCACTGCTAACAGCACAGACGCTGCTG GTTGTATCCTGAAACCCACAGTAGCTTCTCCAAGCCAGGGCATGCCACCCAGTGTCCAACAGACTGGCAAACTGGTGTCCGATGACCTGGACTCCTCTCTGGCCAACCTTGTGGGCA atcTAGGTATTGTAAATGGCACATCAAAAAA TGACATCCACTGGAGTCAGCCTGGTGAGAAGAAGCTAACTGGTGGAACCAACTGGCAACCAAAGACCGCTCCAACCACAACATGGAACCCTGCCAGCATG GCGCCGTCCATCATGGCTTTCCCTGCCACGACACCCACAGGCATGATGGGATACGCAGTG CCAGCTCAGATGGCTCCAGTGACCATGATGACACAACCTACCATGATGTACACGCAGCCTGTAATGAGGCCGCCTAACCCTTTCGGCTCAATCTCAGGAGCGCAG CCCTCAGCTGCCTCTAGTCCCTCAAGTCAGAGTTCTCTCATGCCACCAGGACAGGACCCCTTTGCACAGCTTTCTCTCAAGGAGTTCCTTTAG
- the picalma gene encoding phosphatidylinositol binding clathrin assembly protein a isoform X1 — MSGQSITDRITAAQHSVTGSAVSKTVCKATTHEVMGPKKKHLDYLIQCTNEMNVNIPQLADTLFERTANTSWVVVFKSLITTHHLMVYGNERFIQYLASRNTLFNLSNFLDKSGLQGYDMSTFIRRYSRYLNEKAVSYRQVAFDFTKVKRGADGVMRTMNTEKLLKTLPIVQNQMDSLLDFNVNANELTNGVINATFMLLFKDAIRLFAAYNEGIINLLEKYFDMKKAQCKEGLDIYKKFLTRMTRISEFLKVAEQVGIDRGDIPDLSQAPSSLLDALEQHLASLEGKKVKDSTAASRASTLSSAVSSLANTGISFTKADEREKQAALEEEQARLKTLKEQRLKELSKKPSISSTTAASPVSTASNSISTAPAIDLFSTPSSTNSASKVPNDLLDLQPAFQPSLSLPTSLPVANTWGDPFTSSECVDDSIPNLNPFLSKPVDVSPSSLSSDAVSLPSRTPSHEMFSDHYNPFLDSSASIACTLEPCARIESFLSDSFCSPAPYSNTPLFHAEPSNVAGLFGGFSASPIPQPASSSGLNVDFDSVFGNKSTANSTDAADYVLGCILKPTVASPSQGMPPSVQQTGKLVSDDLDSSLANLVGNLGIVNGTSKNDIHWSQPGEKKLTGGTNWQPKTAPTTTWNPASMNGMHFPQYAPSIMAFPATTPTGMMGYAVPAQMAPVTMMTQPTMMYTQPVMRPPNPFGSISGAQPSAASSPSSQSSLMPPGQDPFAQLSLKEFL; from the exons ATCTGATTCAGTGCACAAACGAGATGAACGTGAACATCCCTCAACTGGCGGACACGCTGTTCGAACGCACTGCCAACACCAGCTGGGTGGTCGTGTTTAAATCCCTCATCACCACACACCACCTCATGGTCTATGGCAACGAg AGATTTATTCAGTACCTGGCTTCCAGGAACACATTATTCAACCTCAGTAATTTTTTGGACAAAAGTGGCTTACAAG GATATGATATGTCCACTTTCATCCGGCGGTATAGCCGTTATCTTAACGAAAAGGCTGTGTCCTACAGACAGGTTGCTTTTGACTTTACAAAAGTGAAGAGGGG GGCAGATGGTGTTATGAGAACCATGAACACAGAGAAGCTGCTGAAGACCCTCCCCATTGTCCAGAATCAGATGGACTCGCTTCTTGACTTCAAT GTAAATGCGAACGAACTCACGAATGGAGTCATTAATGCCACCTTCATGCTCTTGTTTAAAGATGCCATCCGGCTGTTTGCTGCCTACAACGAAGGGATCATCAACTTGCTCG AGAAGTACTTTGACATGAAGAAAGCCCAGTGTAAAGAAGGACTTGACATCTACAAAAAATTCCTCACTCGTATGACGAGAATCTCAGAGTTCCTCAAAGTTGCTGAG CAAGTGGGCATTGACCGAGGCGATATACCAGACTTGTCTCAG GCCCCTAGTAGTCTCCTGGATGCACTGGAGCAGCACTTGGCATCACTAGAGGGAAAAAAGGTGAAGGACTCGACTGCGGCCAGCAG ggCCAGCACACTGTCCAGCGCCGTGTCCTCTCTGGCAAACACAGGCATATCTTTCACCAAAGCGGATGAGCGGGAAAAACAGGCAGCCCTAGAGGAGGAACAGGCTCGTTTAAAAACACTTAAG GAGCAGCGCCTGAAAGAACTCTCCAAAAAGCCTTCCATATCCTCAACCACAGCTGCCTCTCCAGTATCCACAGCGTCTAACAGCATCAGCACCGCTCCAGCAATCGACCTGTTCTCCACACCCAGCTCCACCAACAG TGCTTCAAAGGTGCCAAATGATCTGCTGGATCTCCAGCCAGCATTCCAgccatctctatctctccctaCCTCTCTACCTGTAGCTAACACATGGGGAG ATCCGTTCACTTCTTCAGAGTGTGTTGACGACTCCATTCCAAACTTAAATCCTTTCCTTTCCAAACCTGTTGATGTTTCtccatcttctctgtcttcagaTGCTGTTAGTTTGCCTTCTAGGACTCCCAGTCATGAAATGTTTAGTG ATCATTACAATCCCTTTCTTGATTCAAGCGCTTCCATTGCCTGCACTCTTGAACCCTGTGCTCGGATAGAGAGCTTTCTCTCAG ACTCGTTCTGTTCTCCGGCTCCCTACTCTAACACCCCACTGTTCCACGCCGAGCCTTCCAATGTAGCAGGACTATTTGGAG GGTTTTCAGCATCTCCCATCCCTCAGCCAGCCAGCTCTTCTGGCCTTAACGTTGACTTTGACTCTGTGTTCGGCAATAAATCCACTGCTAACAGCACAGACGCTGCTG ATTATGTTTTAGGTTGTATCCTGAAACCCACAGTAGCTTCTCCAAGCCAGGGCATGCCACCCAGTGTCCAACAGACTGGCAAACTGGTGTCCGATGACCTGGACTCCTCTCTGGCCAACCTTGTGGGCA atcTAGGTATTGTAAATGGCACATCAAAAAA TGACATCCACTGGAGTCAGCCTGGTGAGAAGAAGCTAACTGGTGGAACCAACTGGCAACCAAAGACCGCTCCAACCACAACATGGAACCCTGCCAGCATG AATGGCATGCATTTCCCACAATAC GCGCCGTCCATCATGGCTTTCCCTGCCACGACACCCACAGGCATGATGGGATACGCAGTG CCAGCTCAGATGGCTCCAGTGACCATGATGACACAACCTACCATGATGTACACGCAGCCTGTAATGAGGCCGCCTAACCCTTTCGGCTCAATCTCAGGAGCGCAG CCCTCAGCTGCCTCTAGTCCCTCAAGTCAGAGTTCTCTCATGCCACCAGGACAGGACCCCTTTGCACAGCTTTCTCTCAAGGAGTTCCTTTAG
- the picalma gene encoding phosphatidylinositol binding clathrin assembly protein a isoform X13 produces the protein MSGQSITDRITAAQHSVTGSAVSKTVCKATTHEVMGPKKKHLDYLIQCTNEMNVNIPQLADTLFERTANTSWVVVFKSLITTHHLMVYGNERFIQYLASRNTLFNLSNFLDKSGLQGYDMSTFIRRYSRYLNEKAVSYRQVAFDFTKVKRGADGVMRTMNTEKLLKTLPIVQNQMDSLLDFNVNANELTNGVINATFMLLFKDAIRLFAAYNEGIINLLEKYFDMKKAQCKEGLDIYKKFLTRMTRISEFLKVAEQVGIDRGDIPDLSQAPSSLLDALEQHLASLEGKKVKDSTAASRASTLSSAVSSLANTGISFTKADEREKQAALEEEQARLKTLKEQRLKELSKKPSISSTTAASPVSTASNSISTAPAIDLFSTPSSTNSASKVPNDLLDLQPAFQPSLSLPTSLPVANTWGGFSASPIPQPASSSGLNVDFDSVFGNKSTANSTDAADYVLGCILKPTVASPSQGMPPSVQQTGKLVSDDLDSSLANLVGNLGIVNGTSKK, from the exons ATCTGATTCAGTGCACAAACGAGATGAACGTGAACATCCCTCAACTGGCGGACACGCTGTTCGAACGCACTGCCAACACCAGCTGGGTGGTCGTGTTTAAATCCCTCATCACCACACACCACCTCATGGTCTATGGCAACGAg AGATTTATTCAGTACCTGGCTTCCAGGAACACATTATTCAACCTCAGTAATTTTTTGGACAAAAGTGGCTTACAAG GATATGATATGTCCACTTTCATCCGGCGGTATAGCCGTTATCTTAACGAAAAGGCTGTGTCCTACAGACAGGTTGCTTTTGACTTTACAAAAGTGAAGAGGGG GGCAGATGGTGTTATGAGAACCATGAACACAGAGAAGCTGCTGAAGACCCTCCCCATTGTCCAGAATCAGATGGACTCGCTTCTTGACTTCAAT GTAAATGCGAACGAACTCACGAATGGAGTCATTAATGCCACCTTCATGCTCTTGTTTAAAGATGCCATCCGGCTGTTTGCTGCCTACAACGAAGGGATCATCAACTTGCTCG AGAAGTACTTTGACATGAAGAAAGCCCAGTGTAAAGAAGGACTTGACATCTACAAAAAATTCCTCACTCGTATGACGAGAATCTCAGAGTTCCTCAAAGTTGCTGAG CAAGTGGGCATTGACCGAGGCGATATACCAGACTTGTCTCAG GCCCCTAGTAGTCTCCTGGATGCACTGGAGCAGCACTTGGCATCACTAGAGGGAAAAAAGGTGAAGGACTCGACTGCGGCCAGCAG ggCCAGCACACTGTCCAGCGCCGTGTCCTCTCTGGCAAACACAGGCATATCTTTCACCAAAGCGGATGAGCGGGAAAAACAGGCAGCCCTAGAGGAGGAACAGGCTCGTTTAAAAACACTTAAG GAGCAGCGCCTGAAAGAACTCTCCAAAAAGCCTTCCATATCCTCAACCACAGCTGCCTCTCCAGTATCCACAGCGTCTAACAGCATCAGCACCGCTCCAGCAATCGACCTGTTCTCCACACCCAGCTCCACCAACAG TGCTTCAAAGGTGCCAAATGATCTGCTGGATCTCCAGCCAGCATTCCAgccatctctatctctccctaCCTCTCTACCTGTAGCTAACACATGGGGAG GGTTTTCAGCATCTCCCATCCCTCAGCCAGCCAGCTCTTCTGGCCTTAACGTTGACTTTGACTCTGTGTTCGGCAATAAATCCACTGCTAACAGCACAGACGCTGCTG ATTATGTTTTAGGTTGTATCCTGAAACCCACAGTAGCTTCTCCAAGCCAGGGCATGCCACCCAGTGTCCAACAGACTGGCAAACTGGTGTCCGATGACCTGGACTCCTCTCTGGCCAACCTTGTGGGCA atcTAGGTATTGTAAATGGCACATCAAAAAAGTAA
- the picalma gene encoding phosphatidylinositol binding clathrin assembly protein a isoform X7 translates to MSGQSITDRITAAQHSVTGSAVSKTVCKATTHEVMGPKKKHLDYLIQCTNEMNVNIPQLADTLFERTANTSWVVVFKSLITTHHLMVYGNERFIQYLASRNTLFNLSNFLDKSGLQGYDMSTFIRRYSRYLNEKAVSYRQVAFDFTKVKRGADGVMRTMNTEKLLKTLPIVQNQMDSLLDFNVNANELTNGVINATFMLLFKDAIRLFAAYNEGIINLLEKYFDMKKAQCKEGLDIYKKFLTRMTRISEFLKVAEQVGIDRGDIPDLSQAPSSLLDALEQHLASLEGKKVKDSTAASRASTLSSAVSSLANTGISFTKADEREKQAALEEEQARLKTLKEQRLKELSKKPSISSTTAASPVSTASNSISTAPAIDLFSTPSSTNSASKVPNDLLDLQPAFQPSLSLPTSLPVANTWGGFSASPIPQPASSSGLNVDFDSVFGNKSTANSTDAADYVLGCILKPTVASPSQGMPPSVQQTGKLVSDDLDSSLANLVGNLGIVNGTSKNDIHWSQPGEKKLTGGTNWQPKTAPTTTWNPASMNGMHFPQYAPSIMAFPATTPTGMMGYAVPAQMAPVTMMTQPTMMYTQPVMRPPNPFGSISGAQPSAASSPSSQSSLMPPGQDPFAQLSLKEFL, encoded by the exons ATCTGATTCAGTGCACAAACGAGATGAACGTGAACATCCCTCAACTGGCGGACACGCTGTTCGAACGCACTGCCAACACCAGCTGGGTGGTCGTGTTTAAATCCCTCATCACCACACACCACCTCATGGTCTATGGCAACGAg AGATTTATTCAGTACCTGGCTTCCAGGAACACATTATTCAACCTCAGTAATTTTTTGGACAAAAGTGGCTTACAAG GATATGATATGTCCACTTTCATCCGGCGGTATAGCCGTTATCTTAACGAAAAGGCTGTGTCCTACAGACAGGTTGCTTTTGACTTTACAAAAGTGAAGAGGGG GGCAGATGGTGTTATGAGAACCATGAACACAGAGAAGCTGCTGAAGACCCTCCCCATTGTCCAGAATCAGATGGACTCGCTTCTTGACTTCAAT GTAAATGCGAACGAACTCACGAATGGAGTCATTAATGCCACCTTCATGCTCTTGTTTAAAGATGCCATCCGGCTGTTTGCTGCCTACAACGAAGGGATCATCAACTTGCTCG AGAAGTACTTTGACATGAAGAAAGCCCAGTGTAAAGAAGGACTTGACATCTACAAAAAATTCCTCACTCGTATGACGAGAATCTCAGAGTTCCTCAAAGTTGCTGAG CAAGTGGGCATTGACCGAGGCGATATACCAGACTTGTCTCAG GCCCCTAGTAGTCTCCTGGATGCACTGGAGCAGCACTTGGCATCACTAGAGGGAAAAAAGGTGAAGGACTCGACTGCGGCCAGCAG ggCCAGCACACTGTCCAGCGCCGTGTCCTCTCTGGCAAACACAGGCATATCTTTCACCAAAGCGGATGAGCGGGAAAAACAGGCAGCCCTAGAGGAGGAACAGGCTCGTTTAAAAACACTTAAG GAGCAGCGCCTGAAAGAACTCTCCAAAAAGCCTTCCATATCCTCAACCACAGCTGCCTCTCCAGTATCCACAGCGTCTAACAGCATCAGCACCGCTCCAGCAATCGACCTGTTCTCCACACCCAGCTCCACCAACAG TGCTTCAAAGGTGCCAAATGATCTGCTGGATCTCCAGCCAGCATTCCAgccatctctatctctccctaCCTCTCTACCTGTAGCTAACACATGGGGAG GGTTTTCAGCATCTCCCATCCCTCAGCCAGCCAGCTCTTCTGGCCTTAACGTTGACTTTGACTCTGTGTTCGGCAATAAATCCACTGCTAACAGCACAGACGCTGCTG ATTATGTTTTAGGTTGTATCCTGAAACCCACAGTAGCTTCTCCAAGCCAGGGCATGCCACCCAGTGTCCAACAGACTGGCAAACTGGTGTCCGATGACCTGGACTCCTCTCTGGCCAACCTTGTGGGCA atcTAGGTATTGTAAATGGCACATCAAAAAA TGACATCCACTGGAGTCAGCCTGGTGAGAAGAAGCTAACTGGTGGAACCAACTGGCAACCAAAGACCGCTCCAACCACAACATGGAACCCTGCCAGCATG AATGGCATGCATTTCCCACAATAC GCGCCGTCCATCATGGCTTTCCCTGCCACGACACCCACAGGCATGATGGGATACGCAGTG CCAGCTCAGATGGCTCCAGTGACCATGATGACACAACCTACCATGATGTACACGCAGCCTGTAATGAGGCCGCCTAACCCTTTCGGCTCAATCTCAGGAGCGCAG CCCTCAGCTGCCTCTAGTCCCTCAAGTCAGAGTTCTCTCATGCCACCAGGACAGGACCCCTTTGCACAGCTTTCTCTCAAGGAGTTCCTTTAG